From a region of the Oncorhynchus tshawytscha isolate Ot180627B linkage group LG14, Otsh_v2.0, whole genome shotgun sequence genome:
- the LOC112266579 gene encoding quinone oxidoreductase-like protein 1 isoform X1, with the protein MKGLYCKVGETAAEAKFVIQETNVPSALGSNQVKVQVKACALSPLDLKLHEDLKLQRDLVPVGREIVGIVLQVGPKVTFFQPDDEVVGILPLDTAMSGLCEAVVINENHLVQKPEKLRWVEVAGAIRDGLRAYTALHTLARMASGHTLLVLDGASPFGVLSIQLAHYHGVKVLASALSSEDQKFLEQLRPSVGVRESLVARVIGVWDTKVDLVDSCLEETGGLGVDIVIDSGVRLHEEEPEARCLLPYKHDIITLLGVGGHWVTTEQNLQLDPPDSRSLFLKAASLSFLNEEVWGASSARQGRYLHIMKDIVEKLSTGTLRPQLEDPVPLYDATVSMEMVQKKPVRKRLVIQL; encoded by the exons ATGAAAGGGCTTTACTGTAAAGTGGGTGAAACTGCTGCAGAGGCGAAATTTGTCATCCAGGAAACG AATGTACCCAGTGCCCTCGGTAGCAACCAGGTTAAAGTGCAAGTGAAGGCATGTGCCCTTAGTCCACTGGATTTAAAA CTACATGAGGATCTAAAGTTGCAAAGGGACCTGGTGCCAGTAGGGAGGGAGATTGTTGGGATCGTCCTCCAAG ttggGCCTAAGGTGACCTTTTTCCAACCTGATGATGAAGTTGTAG GAATTCTGCCCTTGGATACAGCGATGTCTGGTTTGTGCGAAGCCGTCGTCATCAACGAGAATCATCTTG TGCAGAAGCCAGAGAAGTTGAGATGGGTGGAGGTGGCAGGGGCTATTCGGGATGGACTCCGGGCCTATACAGCTCTCCATACCCTAGCCCGTATGGCATCCGGGCACACACTGCTGGTGCTGGATGGAGCCAGT CCCTTTGGAGTTCTGTCCATCCAGCTGGCCCACTACCATGGGGTTAAAGTACTGGCGTCAGCTCTGTCCTCCGAAGACCAGAAGTTCCTGGAGCAGCTTCGGCCCAGTGTCG GAGTGCGAGAGTCTCTTGTAG CCAGAGTGATAGGTGTGTGGGATACAAAGGTGGACCTGGTGGATTCCTGTTTGGAAGAGACAGGCGGTCTAGGGGTGGACATTGTCATTGACTCTGGAG TGAGATTGCATGAGGAGGAGCCAGAGGCCAGGTGTCTTCTGCCCTACAAGCATGACATCATCACCCTGCTCGGGGTCGGAGGTCACTGGGTTACAACTGAGCAAAACCTACAG CTGGACCCTCCAGATAGCCGCAGCCTCTTCCTGAAGGCCGCCTCCCTGTCCTTCCTCAACGAGGAGGTGTGGGGGGCATCCAGTGCTCGCCAGGGGAGGTACCTCC ACATCATGAAGGATATAGTGGAGAAGCTTTCCACTGGGACCTTAAG GCCCCAGCTAGAGGACCCGGTGCCTTTGTATGATGCCACAGTTTCCATGGAGATGGTGCAAAAGAAACCAGTCCGTAAGAGGTTGGTTATTCAACTCTGA
- the LOC112266579 gene encoding quinone oxidoreductase-like protein 1 isoform X2 — translation MKGLYCKVGETAAEAKFVIQETNVPSALGSNQVKVQVKACALSPLDLKLHEDLKLQRDLVPVGREIVGIVLQVGPKVTFFQPDDEVVGILPLDTAMSGLCEAVVINENHLVQKPEKLRWVEVAGAIRDGLRAYTALHTLARMASGHTLLVLDGASPFGVLSIQLAHYHGVKVLASALSSEDQKFLEQLRPSVARVIGVWDTKVDLVDSCLEETGGLGVDIVIDSGVRLHEEEPEARCLLPYKHDIITLLGVGGHWVTTEQNLQLDPPDSRSLFLKAASLSFLNEEVWGASSARQGRYLHIMKDIVEKLSTGTLRPQLEDPVPLYDATVSMEMVQKKPVRKRLVIQL, via the exons ATGAAAGGGCTTTACTGTAAAGTGGGTGAAACTGCTGCAGAGGCGAAATTTGTCATCCAGGAAACG AATGTACCCAGTGCCCTCGGTAGCAACCAGGTTAAAGTGCAAGTGAAGGCATGTGCCCTTAGTCCACTGGATTTAAAA CTACATGAGGATCTAAAGTTGCAAAGGGACCTGGTGCCAGTAGGGAGGGAGATTGTTGGGATCGTCCTCCAAG ttggGCCTAAGGTGACCTTTTTCCAACCTGATGATGAAGTTGTAG GAATTCTGCCCTTGGATACAGCGATGTCTGGTTTGTGCGAAGCCGTCGTCATCAACGAGAATCATCTTG TGCAGAAGCCAGAGAAGTTGAGATGGGTGGAGGTGGCAGGGGCTATTCGGGATGGACTCCGGGCCTATACAGCTCTCCATACCCTAGCCCGTATGGCATCCGGGCACACACTGCTGGTGCTGGATGGAGCCAGT CCCTTTGGAGTTCTGTCCATCCAGCTGGCCCACTACCATGGGGTTAAAGTACTGGCGTCAGCTCTGTCCTCCGAAGACCAGAAGTTCCTGGAGCAGCTTCGGCCCAGTGTCG CCAGAGTGATAGGTGTGTGGGATACAAAGGTGGACCTGGTGGATTCCTGTTTGGAAGAGACAGGCGGTCTAGGGGTGGACATTGTCATTGACTCTGGAG TGAGATTGCATGAGGAGGAGCCAGAGGCCAGGTGTCTTCTGCCCTACAAGCATGACATCATCACCCTGCTCGGGGTCGGAGGTCACTGGGTTACAACTGAGCAAAACCTACAG CTGGACCCTCCAGATAGCCGCAGCCTCTTCCTGAAGGCCGCCTCCCTGTCCTTCCTCAACGAGGAGGTGTGGGGGGCATCCAGTGCTCGCCAGGGGAGGTACCTCC ACATCATGAAGGATATAGTGGAGAAGCTTTCCACTGGGACCTTAAG GCCCCAGCTAGAGGACCCGGTGCCTTTGTATGATGCCACAGTTTCCATGGAGATGGTGCAAAAGAAACCAGTCCGTAAGAGGTTGGTTATTCAACTCTGA